The Arachis ipaensis cultivar K30076 chromosome B07, Araip1.1, whole genome shotgun sequence genome includes a window with the following:
- the LOC107606389 gene encoding protein MRG2, producing MDSATPTHTHSSKSQPPFAVAEKVLAKHKGRFYEAKVRQVEFKEGQWRCFVHYLGWKKSWDEWLATDCLMKDTEENMQIKLAIDEKFGHDKSTKIHRASFNKPKTPNNESRGRKRKSETPIKEKPEVPPDKLVSIQIPPTLRKQLVDDCEFITHLGKLVKLPRTPNVNDIMKNYFDYRLKKCGSISDSVEEILKGLCCYFDKALPVKLLYKNERQQYQEACPDNTTPSTVYGAEHLLRLFVKLPELLSHASIEEESMTELQAQLVDILRFLQRNQSTYFLSTYHVPDDIENSTNKQGD from the exons ATGGATTCTGCGACGCCAACACACACTCACAGCTCCAAATCCCAGCCTCCGTTCGCCGTCGCCGAGAAGGTCCTCGCTAAACACAAAGGTCGATTTTACGAAGCCAAG GTTAGGCAGGTCGAATTCAAAGAGGGCCAGTGGCGCTGTTTTGTTCATTATTTG GGTTGGAAGAAAAG CTGGGATGAATGGCTTGCAACTGATTGTTTGATGAAAGACACAGAGGAGAATATGCAGATAAAGCTCGCCATTGATGAGAAATTTGGTCATGACAAAAGTACAAAGATTCACCGTGCATCCTTCAACAAACCAAAGACTCCTAACAATG AAAGCAGAGGCAGGAAACGAAAGAGTGAAACTCCAATTAAG GAAAAACCAGAGGTCCCTCCTGACAAGCTTGTCAGCATTCAGATTCCACCAACTCTAAGGAAGCAATTAGTTGATGATTGTGAATTTATCACCCATCTGGGCAAG CTTGTTAAACTTCCTCGCACCCCTAATGTGAATGACATAATGAAGAATTATTTTGATTACAGATTGAAGAAATGTGGCTC GATATCAGATTCAGTTGAAGAAATTTTGAAAGGATTGTGTTGTTACTTTGATAAAGCACTGCCGGTGAAGCTTTTGTACAAGAATGAGCGTCAACAGTACCAAGAAGCATGTCCTGATAATACCACTCCTTCCACTGTATATGGTGCTGAGCATTTGTTACGTCTATTTG TTAAGTTGCCTGAGCTGTTGTCCCATGCTAGCATTGAAGAGGAGTCGATGACAGAACTCCAAGCCCAATTAGTTGACATTCTAAG GTTCTTGCAAAGAAATCAGAGTACATATTTCCTTTCTACTTATCATGTCCCTGATGATATTGAGAACAGCACCAACAAACAAGGTGACTAG
- the LOC107606390 gene encoding putative receptor protein kinase ZmPK1 isoform X2, which produces MANRDDPVNGKKSKLSLLANGNLVLVDADNSHVWSTDTVSSPSSTVHLVLYDTGNLVLTEEDGDGNNNNMNSTVLWQSFDFPTDTLLPEQVFARFTKVISSKSQTNKSTGLYTLFFDNDNVLRLVYNGPEVSGIYWPDPWNLNWANFRSSYNSSRVAVLDTLGTFISSDNFTFTTSDHGSVIQRRLTLDPNGNLRVYSRSSDQDDWYVSWQAYARPCRIHGVCGPNSLCTYHTDSAIKCSCLPGHKMKYSNDWSYGCEPRFSVSCKNNESGSSSQFLSISNVELYGYDYGLMTNYTLDQCKEFCLQLCDCKGVQYTYNKASGTNNCYVKVQLRNAYRIPYFNAEFLLKLPVNSTYSFQDDQVSIVDRHNNLDCPVGAETIQLERIYIKGQVSRYVKFLLWFAGGVGIFEMLCIFVVWYFLVRFRVHSGADERVYDLGFAGFRRFSYSELKQATKGFSQEIGKGAWGIVYKGVLSDGRVVAVKRLMEANQGEEEFLAEVSSIGRLNHMNLIEMWGYCAEGKHRLLVYEHMEHGSLAQNLRTNRLDWSKRFEIALGTAKGLSYLHDECLDWILHCDVKPQNILLDSNFQPKVADFGLSKLLKRSDTNKYSSFSKIRGTRGYMAPEWVLNLPITSKVDVYSYGIVVLEMFTGKSATKNLGISSDGVENNQHMYLVAWLREKQNMGFRCGWVSEILDPTIEGDYDENKLEALARVALQCVEDERDKRPTMSQVVEMLQKYL; this is translated from the coding sequence ATGGCAAATCGTGACGACCCAGTCAACGGAAAGAAATCAAAGCTCTCCCTACTCGCCAATGGTAACCTTGTTCTAGTGGATGCCGATAATTCCCATGTTTGGTCAACAGACACAGTTTCATCGCCGTCTTCTACCGTGCATTTGGTTCTGTATGACACCGGCAACCTTGTTCTAACGGAGGAGGACGGTGacggcaacaacaacaacatgaaCAGCACCGTGTTGTGGCAAAGCTTTGATTTCCCTACGGATACTCTTCTTCCTGAGCAAGTGTTCGCCCGATTCACCAAAGTAATCTCTTCGAAAAGTCAGACAAACAAGTCCACTGGTTTGTACACGTTGTTTTTCGACAACGATAACGTTCTTCGTCTTGTTTACAATGGCCCCGAAGTTTCAGGGATCTACTGGCCAGATCCTTGGAATCTGAACTGGGCCAACTTCAGGAGTAGTTACAACAGCAGCAGAGTTGCTGTCTTGGACACTCTTGGCACCTTCATTTCCTCAGATAATTTCACTTTCACCACTTCCGATCACGGTTCCGTCATCCAGCGAAGGTTGACCCTTGATCCTAATGGAAACCTTCGTGTTTATAGCCGTAGCAGTGATCAAGATGACTGGTATGTTTCGTGGCAAGCATATGCAAGACCATGCAGGATCCATGGCGTTTGTGGGCCCAATAGTTTGTGCACTTACCATACTGATTCTGCCATTAAATGCTCTTGCCTTCCCGGTCATAAGATGAAGTATTCAAATGATTGGTCTTACGGCTGCGAACCCAGATTTTCTGTATCTTGCAAGAACAATGAAAGTGGGTCGTCGTCACAGTTCTTATCTATAAGCAACGTGGAGTTGTATGGCTATGATTATGGACTCATGACAAATTACACATTAGATCAGTGTAAGGAGTTCTGCCTCCAACTATGCGATTGCAAAGGCGTTCAGTACACTTATAACAAGGCCTCTGGTACCAACAATTGTTATGTCAAGGTTCAGTTGCGGAATGCATATCGAATCCCATATTTTAATGCTGAATTTCTTTTGAAACTGCCGGTCAATAGTACCTATTCTTTTCAAGATGATCAAGTTTCAATCGTTGATAGACACAACAATCTTGATTGTCCTGTGGGTGCAGAAACAATACAACTTGAGAGGATTTATATCAAAGGGCAGGTGAGCAGATATGTTAAGTTCTTGTTATGGTTCGCTGGAGGAGTTGGGATATTTGAAATGCTGTGCATATTTGTGGTTTGGTACTTTTTGGTAAGGTTTAGGGTGCATTCTGGTGCAGATGAACGAGTGTATGACTTAGGCTTTGCAGGGTTTAGGAGATTCAGTTACTCTGAACTGAAACAAGCCACCAAAGGGTTTAGCCAAGAGATTGGAAAGGGTGCATGGGGGATTGTATACAAAGGTGTACTCTCTGATGGAAGAGTGGTGGCCGTGAAGAGACTCATGGAAGCGAATCAAGGAGAAGAGGAGTTCCTTGCTGAAGTGAGCAGCATTGGAAGGCTCAATCACATGAACTTGATTGAGATGTGGGGATACTGTGCTGAAGGGAAACACAGGCTCCTGGTTTATGAGCACATGGAGCATGGTTCTCTTGCTCAGAATCTTAGGACAAATAGATTGGATTGGTCCAAAAGGTTTGAGATTGCGTTGGGTACAGCCAAAGGTTTGTCTTATCTTCATGATGAGTGTTTGGATTGGATTTTGCATTGTGATGTAAAGCCACAGAACATTCTTCTTGATTCTAATTTTCAACCCAAGGTAGCTGATTTTGGATTGTCCAAGTTGCTTAAAAGAAGTGACACTAATAAGTACTCTAGCTTTTCCAAGATACGAGGAACAAGAGGATACATGGCTCCTGAGTGGGTTTTGAACCTCCCAATAACCTCCAAGGTTGATGTTTATAGCTATGGAATTGTTGTGTTGGAAATGTTCACTGGAAAGAGCGCAACCAAGAACCTTGGGATTAGTAGTGATGGAGTAGAGAATAATCAACATATGTACCTGGTTGCATGGCTGAGAGAGAAACAGAATATGGGATTTCGTTGTGGTTGGGTTAGTGAAATCTTAGACCCCACCATAGAAGGTGATTATGATGAAAATAAGTTGGAAGCTTTGGCTAGAGTTGCTTTGCAATGTGTAGAGGATGAGAGGGACAAAAGACCCACCATGAGCCAAGTGGTAGAGATGCTTCagaaatatttataa
- the LOC107606388 gene encoding F-box protein GID2 produces MKRPIPGDGDGDLLKMKKVKVDGDADADAEENCVLRGMRYFDDNVLFEVLKHADARTLAMASCVNKQWHKTAQDERLWELICTKQWANTGCGEEQLRSVVLALGGFRRLHSLYLRPLSKPYSSSSSSSSSSSSPTSSSVWGPISQAPVAPRPKPLPPRLGKDAVHLSLSLLSIRFYEKMSNFNNRSR; encoded by the coding sequence ATGAAGCGTCCGATCCCCGGCGACGGAGACGGCGACCTCCTCAAGATGAAGAAGGTTAAGGTGGACGGCGATGCCGACGCCGACGCCGAAGAGAATTGTGTCCTCCGGGGGATGCGGTATTTCGATGACAACGTGCTGTTCGAGGTGCTGAAGCACGCGGACGCGAGGACGCTGGCTATGGCGAGCTGCGTTAACAAGCAGTGGCACAAAACTGCACAGGATGAGAGGCTTTGGGAGCTGATCTGCACCAAACAGTGGGCAAACACCGGCTGCGGCGAGGAACAGCTCCGATCCGTCGTCCTTGCCCTCGGCGGTTTCCGTCGTCTCCACTCCCTTTACCTAAGGCCTCTCTCTAAGCCATACTCTTCTTCATCGTCATCGTCATCGTCATCGTCATCTCCCACTTCCTCCTCCGTTTGGGGTCCCATCTCTCAGGCGCCGGTGGCTCCTCGGCCGAAGCCCTTGCCTCCTCGTTTGGGTAAAGACGCCGTAcacctctccctctccctcttatCCATTCGCTTCTACGAGAAGATGTCTAATTTCAACAACCGAAGCAGATGA
- the LOC107606390 gene encoding putative receptor protein kinase ZmPK1 isoform X1, translated as MAIINISTLIFFLLLSIKLSCSTRNHSILIQGSSMSVDEPNDVIVSPKGTFSAGFYAIGENAYCFGVWFSRNPTLVWMANRDDPVNGKKSKLSLLANGNLVLVDADNSHVWSTDTVSSPSSTVHLVLYDTGNLVLTEEDGDGNNNNMNSTVLWQSFDFPTDTLLPEQVFARFTKVISSKSQTNKSTGLYTLFFDNDNVLRLVYNGPEVSGIYWPDPWNLNWANFRSSYNSSRVAVLDTLGTFISSDNFTFTTSDHGSVIQRRLTLDPNGNLRVYSRSSDQDDWYVSWQAYARPCRIHGVCGPNSLCTYHTDSAIKCSCLPGHKMKYSNDWSYGCEPRFSVSCKNNESGSSSQFLSISNVELYGYDYGLMTNYTLDQCKEFCLQLCDCKGVQYTYNKASGTNNCYVKVQLRNAYRIPYFNAEFLLKLPVNSTYSFQDDQVSIVDRHNNLDCPVGAETIQLERIYIKGQVSRYVKFLLWFAGGVGIFEMLCIFVVWYFLVRFRVHSGADERVYDLGFAGFRRFSYSELKQATKGFSQEIGKGAWGIVYKGVLSDGRVVAVKRLMEANQGEEEFLAEVSSIGRLNHMNLIEMWGYCAEGKHRLLVYEHMEHGSLAQNLRTNRLDWSKRFEIALGTAKGLSYLHDECLDWILHCDVKPQNILLDSNFQPKVADFGLSKLLKRSDTNKYSSFSKIRGTRGYMAPEWVLNLPITSKVDVYSYGIVVLEMFTGKSATKNLGISSDGVENNQHMYLVAWLREKQNMGFRCGWVSEILDPTIEGDYDENKLEALARVALQCVEDERDKRPTMSQVVEMLQKYL; from the coding sequence ATGGCTATCATCAATATATCAACATTAATATTTTTTCTCCTATTGTCGATAAAGCTTTCATGTTCAACAAGAAACCATAGCATTCTAATCCAAGGTTCATCAATGTCAGTAGATGAACCAAACGACGTTATAGTGTCACCCAAGGGCACGTTTTCTGCTGGCTTCTACGCGATTGGCGAAAACGCTTATTGCTTTGGCGTTTGGTTTTCCCGAAACCCTACTCTTGTATGGATGGCAAATCGTGACGACCCAGTCAACGGAAAGAAATCAAAGCTCTCCCTACTCGCCAATGGTAACCTTGTTCTAGTGGATGCCGATAATTCCCATGTTTGGTCAACAGACACAGTTTCATCGCCGTCTTCTACCGTGCATTTGGTTCTGTATGACACCGGCAACCTTGTTCTAACGGAGGAGGACGGTGacggcaacaacaacaacatgaaCAGCACCGTGTTGTGGCAAAGCTTTGATTTCCCTACGGATACTCTTCTTCCTGAGCAAGTGTTCGCCCGATTCACCAAAGTAATCTCTTCGAAAAGTCAGACAAACAAGTCCACTGGTTTGTACACGTTGTTTTTCGACAACGATAACGTTCTTCGTCTTGTTTACAATGGCCCCGAAGTTTCAGGGATCTACTGGCCAGATCCTTGGAATCTGAACTGGGCCAACTTCAGGAGTAGTTACAACAGCAGCAGAGTTGCTGTCTTGGACACTCTTGGCACCTTCATTTCCTCAGATAATTTCACTTTCACCACTTCCGATCACGGTTCCGTCATCCAGCGAAGGTTGACCCTTGATCCTAATGGAAACCTTCGTGTTTATAGCCGTAGCAGTGATCAAGATGACTGGTATGTTTCGTGGCAAGCATATGCAAGACCATGCAGGATCCATGGCGTTTGTGGGCCCAATAGTTTGTGCACTTACCATACTGATTCTGCCATTAAATGCTCTTGCCTTCCCGGTCATAAGATGAAGTATTCAAATGATTGGTCTTACGGCTGCGAACCCAGATTTTCTGTATCTTGCAAGAACAATGAAAGTGGGTCGTCGTCACAGTTCTTATCTATAAGCAACGTGGAGTTGTATGGCTATGATTATGGACTCATGACAAATTACACATTAGATCAGTGTAAGGAGTTCTGCCTCCAACTATGCGATTGCAAAGGCGTTCAGTACACTTATAACAAGGCCTCTGGTACCAACAATTGTTATGTCAAGGTTCAGTTGCGGAATGCATATCGAATCCCATATTTTAATGCTGAATTTCTTTTGAAACTGCCGGTCAATAGTACCTATTCTTTTCAAGATGATCAAGTTTCAATCGTTGATAGACACAACAATCTTGATTGTCCTGTGGGTGCAGAAACAATACAACTTGAGAGGATTTATATCAAAGGGCAGGTGAGCAGATATGTTAAGTTCTTGTTATGGTTCGCTGGAGGAGTTGGGATATTTGAAATGCTGTGCATATTTGTGGTTTGGTACTTTTTGGTAAGGTTTAGGGTGCATTCTGGTGCAGATGAACGAGTGTATGACTTAGGCTTTGCAGGGTTTAGGAGATTCAGTTACTCTGAACTGAAACAAGCCACCAAAGGGTTTAGCCAAGAGATTGGAAAGGGTGCATGGGGGATTGTATACAAAGGTGTACTCTCTGATGGAAGAGTGGTGGCCGTGAAGAGACTCATGGAAGCGAATCAAGGAGAAGAGGAGTTCCTTGCTGAAGTGAGCAGCATTGGAAGGCTCAATCACATGAACTTGATTGAGATGTGGGGATACTGTGCTGAAGGGAAACACAGGCTCCTGGTTTATGAGCACATGGAGCATGGTTCTCTTGCTCAGAATCTTAGGACAAATAGATTGGATTGGTCCAAAAGGTTTGAGATTGCGTTGGGTACAGCCAAAGGTTTGTCTTATCTTCATGATGAGTGTTTGGATTGGATTTTGCATTGTGATGTAAAGCCACAGAACATTCTTCTTGATTCTAATTTTCAACCCAAGGTAGCTGATTTTGGATTGTCCAAGTTGCTTAAAAGAAGTGACACTAATAAGTACTCTAGCTTTTCCAAGATACGAGGAACAAGAGGATACATGGCTCCTGAGTGGGTTTTGAACCTCCCAATAACCTCCAAGGTTGATGTTTATAGCTATGGAATTGTTGTGTTGGAAATGTTCACTGGAAAGAGCGCAACCAAGAACCTTGGGATTAGTAGTGATGGAGTAGAGAATAATCAACATATGTACCTGGTTGCATGGCTGAGAGAGAAACAGAATATGGGATTTCGTTGTGGTTGGGTTAGTGAAATCTTAGACCCCACCATAGAAGGTGATTATGATGAAAATAAGTTGGAAGCTTTGGCTAGAGTTGCTTTGCAATGTGTAGAGGATGAGAGGGACAAAAGACCCACCATGAGCCAAGTGGTAGAGATGCTTCagaaatatttataa